The genomic stretch gtacggtgacacaccgatagacaagcaaaaacacttgctacgcgggcgaagccgcaggcaaaatataaactatcactaataaaattgattacacacccttagcatatttaatcgagaatcgcaataaatcgattcgaatttacattgtcacatCACAACCCATTAATagcttaatgacatgtgtcacctTGCCCAAGCTATCCGAAAAGTATTATACCTaccgtgcgcgtgcgcgtcaTTCATTTACTGATTGATACACTTTGCAGCAATCAATTTCAAAGTACAAAGGACTTCGTCTACAGACAAAGGATTGTAACATAAAACTTTGCTAAAACACTATAAGATTAATAAATTAAGATTACTTACCAATCAACGGGCTCTCCTCTTTCATTTCTACACTGTGGTGTAACACAAAAACAACTCGcgacaaataaaagaaatataattaaattcacgTAACGATACATGGCGATGCGTGTTTGTTTCGCGAAAACAGAGTTCAAAGTAATCGGAGACCCGGGATGTTTGTATTGCGGTTGTCATAATATGATGTCACTAATTCCCTCATAGCTTTGGCATCCTAACGCCGAAAGTATCAAACAATTCGGCCTGTTTACACAACAACGCAACTATTGTTTCCTTTCGATTTCAAAGTTAATTTCGGTTGTCCTGTCAATTGACGTTGGTTGATGCTTGGCTTGCTTTGTGTTTCAATGTTGCTATATGATTTGATAAGGAGCCGATTGCAAGATTTGCTATTGCGAATAAAATGACACAAAATCTggataaattaatgaaaaaataagaaaaataaattaagttatgACTATGACAcactgaaaaatattataaattagaaaataCACGTCAAGCGACACAAGTGTGTTTTGTTATGGAACTTATGGTACACTCCACTTCTTGATACGAGTTTAGCGACGAAGATGCGAAGACTGACTGGCGAACGTAAACGCAAACCGTTGAAAAGCGGAAACGAAGTGCATTGTTCAATCACGGAAAATGAATGCTTAGAACACAGTTTTATTTGTACAAAGAACATAtttagaataaattatattcatgCATGCCAATAGGTGCACTTCGCTATTGTAATTATAAGTATGAATGTTATTGTTGGTAggtgcttatttattttttgtgaaggGACTATCAATAAAATTTCTCGACATTCATTTCACATTACGGACATtacggtaggtaggtatctactatattaacaaaaaaaaaatacaagtacttatttatttaactacacATTTAGGCGCACCtacattgcattgcattgtgGGTCTGTTTATTTAGttcagtacctacatacataacatTTTCACACAACATCCAGTGGTtgaatttacttaaaattttgcTAAGTATAGtgtatgtagtttagatgataGATGGAGATtgattaatagtagattacaTATGCAACTGTGGAAGCAATGgaggttttcacagaggcgaaatatcgctagatggcgttagtatcgtgaggtccgctTGACGtttttgctcgtgattggttaaataactaaatgagccaatcgcacacaaacgtcaaacggatactaacgccatctagcgatatttcgcctctgtgaaaacctcATTGTTCACtaactaggtaccttttatttttcatgcatttctctatgatataattatatttttttagttttattgatttattttgattgatttgattgacatttagttttacataaaataaaaattatttaaaaaaatataaactttttggtttgcggctgttgacacctgattaccttggtcttagacgaagattttactttatgcactagagcataaagtcattttatatcgccCAGATCCAGCatagccctttcgaacccagccgggTATGAAGAGTTACGGCAATGGACTAAGTAAaatccatgtcaagttcaaaattcaattgtaagagttatgacagtggaccttatgtaatatcaatgtcaaattcaaatgtaattaacccgcacaatcgtatcggctgggttcgaaagggacgaaactttacgagcatgagaagcgaaaaatattttcttgaacACTAAACATATTTCAAGCTACATATTTTAAAAGCGCCTGCAACAATGTAGGTTACCAAGACGCCAAAATTATCTGCCAtattactaattaattaatatcacCTGTATGCCATtggttgtatagatatttatgtccttgactgtacgtgtTCCTCCCACAGAAGACTCTGCATTTGCAATAATATTACTGAGCTTAGTAGAGTCAGTGGTACACATGAATATATATAACTAGAAACAGAACCAATTTGAGCTTGAacaatgtttaaatatttttgagtgttTAGCTGCATTACCAGCAGCATGGAGTGGaaactttgtgctactaatgtcatgttgatgtCCCATACATCTTCCTAAGAAATCATAACGAAATTTATTATGGAAAGGTTCCCTCCTGGTACAATCGGtgcggtgccctaacataagtatccactatTCCatacaactagtatgaaaaagtggatactaAGTTACGGAACTGACCGTacctgattcagtttcctcgactgtacctaccactTAATTTTATGGGAGATCGAATAAAGACTAAAGTACaagacaattatttttatttgtatataggtacttttatGGATCAAATACATAAGTGCGCTTAATAACTAGTGAAAACAGTTTCATCTGATGTAaacaacaatacaaaataaaaaaatataagatatTATAATGAAAAGACATTGGAAGACCGATGGAATAAATTTTCTTACATctaacattacaaaaataaataaaaactttttttacgtACGTATACTTGATTTAACTTTACTGTTGGGTAGGCATGGAGACAGCGGCTTTCGTGTGAGATACATCGCTCTGCCTCCAATAGGAGACTACCGTTTTGAGTTCGGTATAAAAGTCAAGCCCCTGTTTGCCGCAGAAGTGGTTGGTACCGAGGAAGCTGCCACGTGTACCAGTGAAAGAGAACATAGATAGTGGTACAGGAATTGGTACATTTACACCGACTTGGCCAACGTCGATTTCTGAGGAGAATTTACGCGCGGTCGCCCCGTTGGTGGTGAAGATAGCTGTGCCGTTTCCGTAAGGGTTGTTGTTGATCATTTGGATGGCTTCGTCTAGTGTGTCGACGAAGAGGCAGACGAGGACGGGGCCGAAGATTTCTTCCTTGTAGCATTCCATGTTGGGTTGAACATCGGTCAGGATGGTCGGGCCCACGAAGTTGCCCTTCTCGAAACCTTGGACTTTGACGTTGCGTCCGTCAAGAACCAACTTGGCGCCTTCCTTAACTCCTGTTAACAATAAAGTGTTATTTGAGATATGCATAATTAAAACTAATATCAGCGTCGGGCCAGTCAAAACTTGATTCACAAACATGCAACATGTTTATTTGCTTTTTATTGAATAGGTACTTGAGTTTACCCGCAgattcgcacgcgtaaactattcgatctggtagttacaattgaaattcccggattttacaaaattcccctgggaattcccaaaattataTATCTATCGTGgccttcattgaggttgtgttaagaacgggtgacatctatttggcatactttttaatgtccgaaacttattacgcataacaggtttcgaataatttatttacgccgaatcttaaaTTTGCCAAAATTTAGTTCGGCATAATTCTGTATACGCCGACTAGAGTATAcgcagcactagagttcaatgttgcttggtggtgcgcggtgattttgctaataaaaattacgtaggcatataaaatggcggctttcgtcaacatcaaaagagagaaccttctgtacttgtactattacttattctgtgattcggcttacattggttatgcgtaaGAGAATTCTGCGTAAATTATTATGCGGTAATAGTTTCGgcataaatactattatgcgtaaacagattatgcaaaatagaattatgacataaaaaaatatgcgtaaacaaggggaaccatgtttgttactccttcacgctaaaacggatggacgcatttagatgaaatttggtacatagatagctggacgtctggaataacatataggttactttttatcccgatattcccacaggatagggataaaacttGAAAATGCTACCGCTGCCTTTgcagtcttgaaattttggtcaGTTGTTCTTAACGGTTCCCCttgtttacacacacacacacaaacatccgcaactataatataagtaggaagtaggactAACATCAAAACTCTATGAATAAATAGCGAGCCTCACAGCCTTAACATCTTTAAGCCCCATATTCATGGTAAACAAACTTACTGTTTGCAATGCAGAGTTTTTGAACGGCAACATGCAGTGATCAACTCAACACGCATTGATGCCCGCGATACTGTTGCTCAACAAATGTTTACGATGAATACGGGTCTTTACTGAGAATCGGGGTGCGTTCAACGCCTTCAAGACAGGCTCCATTATATTACCGGTGCAGCTACACTAAAGGGCCGTTGACTTACCAGACTCGACAAGCCTGAGGATGCGGTCCTTGGCTCTGGGCGAGATGACGGGTCCCACGTCGGTGCCGGGCACATGACCGGCATTCACCTTAAGTGCGGATGCGCGCTGAACCAAATCAGGGATCCAATCCTTTGCCTCGCCTATGAAAAAAAGAGCAGAAGGATTAGCTAAAGTTGAGGGCTGATTTTAAAAGGTTAACATGATAGGGAAATTGTTGTGTCTGGGGAGAGGAGGTATTTGCACAGCAGTAAACACTACAATGAACATTAGGATTGGATTTGCTAACAGTTAAGTACACTCGATACCTGTTTTTAAGTTGCCAGCTGTGTAAAGGCATTTTCtgctataaaaatatagaaagctAAGTTTTGAATGTAGCTGTTTGATTTAAGCCGACTTCAATAAAGGAGTGTGCTcataaaatttgagggttgccctcgatttccctaggatctcATCATCTGACCTTTAAAACGAAAAATGAATTATGAAAATTTGTCCACAATTGACGGAGTACTCGGtgaacttacataaaaaaatatacatacagtcGAAGATAGAAACTCGTCCTTTCTTGAAGTCGGTTCAAAACAAACTAGCAATATTGGACACTGGCAGTGGGTGGAGTTGGAAGCAAATCCAATCCTAATCACTGAAATCAGCCAATCCTAATCATAGATACGATACACCAGTGTGTATGTAAGgatattgggagggtgcgaagtactaggtgggggtgatgaaatctatcgcagcgctcatggtggccaaaagtagaaatagttctggctctgtcacctgtcatactcatatgaatctgtcattaacaaagcaatttgtatagactttaactacttaattttagtaatagatgtttgtgttatgatgcgaacttgaattattgaacactgtccctgcttttttcttaattcctctacatctcggacatgtccagcaacaattttccttatgaaacggtttgtggttgaaattttatattgagtgatactcacaaaaccggtcttcaaaatgatagtaattttgatctgaaaacgatatttaatttattactagcgatataagaacaattatataatataactattattcaaagaaaccaattagatagctttatcttttcgttttacagtaaaagtacaactaaacatgaagtaaacaagccctgacataacgaaaataaaacacagtttgaataaattttacttacctcatttaattttaatgaccaaaaatgaattcacaaccttttgtccacccaaatcatggtatcacagtaattttgtattataaattaatacaatataagtttgatttttgtcacaatgtcgcgatgaaatttcaaaacgtcaagCATCAGagagagccaaaaaagttgcggacgctaggtggcgctaatgtcatgcacagagccaataggaGTTATGGAATCATCGGGCTCGTGTAATATAATGATGagcttggcttgacacgctgccgcgtgtctagatttaTTACTGAAGTCTTACGCTACACGATTATATATGAAGGTGTGGCTACACTACGCATACACGTGTCTGAAGTACGTACCGACGAAGACAGCGGTGCTGAGAGCCATGCAGCGTTGCCCCGCGGCTCCAAAAGCGGCCCCCGCGAGCTGGTTGAGTGTGTGTTCTTTGTTCGCGTCCGGCATTATCACGCCGTGGTTCTTCGCGCCCATGTTGCTTTGAACGCGCTTTCCTgtcacataaataaaaatacaagtctGTACAATACAAGCTATTGTCAATATTTCAGCAAATGGTTGGATTAGTTTGACTGAACCCCCTGGTTGGGTTCAGTAAAACATTGGGTTTTTGATTTAGGTACGATTGGACCAGCCTACAACGGCTGCAACAGCTGCTTGGCTTGCAACGGCCAGACCTTCATTATATGTAtgacaaaatttaaaagttttttttttatatatatgttCCTAACACAGGTAAAAACGATCCCCAACTATAGAATTTGGCAAGTTTGTAACAGTTAGTAAAGATGTATAAAATTGCCTCAAATCCGTTATGGTATAAAACtcatttttctatattttattcGGAATTATATTAGAAATCACTTCCTTCGTTGCTAGACACTATATTTTATTAGACGCCTGACAAAAAATATCAGCAAgtttctaatattttaaataatcggTGCCTGTTGCGCAATATATTTGGGTAAATTTCATAGTTGAGGATCGTTCTTACTAAAAAAAACAgctatttataaaataacgaaggtctggccgTCGCGGGCTCTTGCTCTAGACTCTAGATGTAGTCAAGCCTTTGACGTAGTGCATTTAGACTTACCAGCAGCTGAAGCGCGGGTGTAGATGTGTTGGCCGGCGGCGTCTCCGCCAACGAACGACACGGCCTTGATGTCTGGGTGGTCGCAGAAGAAGTTCACTGTGTCGTGGGTTCCGTGCACCACCTAGGAAATACACTAAGATTTAGGACCTGCTTCACGTGATAGATAAATCTGATGTGGTCTGTTTCATCggaaaaaactaaacaaaaccaACATGTGGTGAAATAGGGttttggagtctgttttacGCTCTCTGTCAAGTTCCTgtcattttatgtgacagatatctgtgatgctgtctctattttatcgtttaatttaaatatcctataactaaacacacaaaaaaaattaagaaaacaaaTGCTGTAACCGAGAATTGAACCAGTCTTCATCAATCCGGGATGATTGATTGTACAACTACCGATATATTGAAATGTATTTCCATCGGCAAAATTCGTATCTCGATCTGAATAAGACGGCACCcaaagtgtcaatcaattatcgTATTAAATGAGCAAAcatttcatatccattaatatggaactttattattttgtgtcaaatgtcaaaacagCTGTACAATGGGTATGGAAGCTAGATAGAGTATGATAAATACAAAGtacgatggaaaaccattatgcaTGACATAATaggttgacgaccggatagcccagtggttagagtacctgactacaaagcttgaggtcccgggttcgaaccccAGTCGGGAAGATGTCTGTATGacaaaatacgaatgtttgctctcgagtcttggttgtttaatatgtatttaagtatgtttatccgttgcctagtacccataatagTTAGTAGATAGTTTttcttactttgggactaggtcaattggtgtcaaatgtcccatgatatttatttatttattatctgtaGGTGTACTAACGTTGACGACACCGGGCGGCGCCCCGGCCTCCTGCAGCAGTTCCATCATCATGACGGTGGCGCCGGGGTCCTGTTCCGAGGGTTTGATGAGGCAAGTGTTGCCAGTCACGATCGCCGGCGGGAACATCCACAGGGGAATCATCACGGGGAAGTTGAAAGCTGCCACTCCTGGGAATAAAATCACAATTTAAGTAATTGAAGTGAAAACATTAGAAAAATCagctacgagtatgtatgtgtgtataggTACGAGCGAACCATTTGGTTCCTGACCTGACCCATCATAGAACGTTCTCCCTCAGtaagtttttcattattaaactttaaacttgtcctgacaataacgagcataacaaaaaaataagtatccaATTTGGTGCCATGCATCGTGCGGAAGTTATGCGTGTACATATATTTcagcgattcatttttatttatacatttagaTATTGactttacataggtacattatcGACGAGATATATAACGCTTTGTTACCTTTAATGAGCTTCCGATACTTCGACATAGTGGAATGCATCATAACCACATAGACTCCAAAGATAATAAAAGTAATCGAGATCTACCTCGTCAAAGATACGTATTGACATTAGactaaattattataactaACCATGAATCATTCCAAACTGTTGTGATATAGGGACTTACCGCCAACGACGCCCAGAGGCACCTTGTAGCTATGCGTGTCCATATCCTTGGCGATGTTCTGGATACAATCACCGAGCTGAAGGCTGGTGATGCTGCAGCAGTGCTCGACCAGCTCTGTACAGAAAAACCGCAGTTGAATCAGCTagtctaaccccctgtttcaccatccattgattaaatgtaTTTGAcggtctctgtttgttttgttccaatagacggcatcacatttatttatcactcaaataaaattaatcaatgggtggtgaaacagcccttaaatgATATTTAGCCAAGGCCAGTGAAATCTGCCGAAGTTACGGAATTGATCATTGATCTTCTCATTCtagtgacagaaagaagtggtgaaaacgattgtgattccaagtacgTCAGACAATAAGGCCTATGGACTATGGACGCCAGCTGGCAGCGGCGCGGCTACTATTTCTCAGATCATtgcatgtcatcatcatcatctcagccgtaggacgtccactgttggacataggcctccccatagacctccagatATCATAGCATAGATCATTGCGCGTGCTGCCGGGTAATGTAATGTACGGCGAGCGTCTCggccacgcaatgaacagaacaCACTCGCCGCTCTTCTACCGGAgtcacacggaactttaaccggctatatgttttttacccgactgcccgaaggagggttatatttttcgaacgtatgtatgtatggtcCTCGctgtagcctaaacggctagacgaattttgacatatgaggtatcattggaatcgttataactgtcggagtgacataggctacataatatttcaatatggcgtctgcgaaaaaaaacatggcggaagaatgaaaaaaaaatgtattgtaacaatatgggtatcaaatgaaagctaataattagcccattctaaatatgtatgagttatacttttaatctacctttttcacataaaatatcaaaaaagtgtaaaataatttggagtcggttttatttttttgttaaaagaaatcTTTATTGTTTAGgtaattgacaaaagaataaAGACATGtccggtattttatttttattttaactgatGGACTAATTATATATGTTTAAGAATTTAGCATATTGGCCAAGAGCCTCAAACCGGTGTATCTTTTGAGAATGAGTCCAGTAATTCGATTTGGTAGCTgtacaaaaaaactaaacagttttttaagtTACAGAATAACTTACGAATCCCGCGGAGCACGTCTCCTTCGGCATCGGCGATGGTCTTTCCCTGTTCTTCTGTGATCTTTGCCGCCAGTTTGCTGTGGTTTTCGCGCAATAGCCGCGCGAATCTGAAGACAATAATTTGATCGTTTTCTTAACTTAAAACATTATTTGGCTATACTATAACTTTATATGAATATGGAAGGTGAACGCAGACGCGTTCGAGAGATT from Choristoneura fumiferana chromosome 7, NRCan_CFum_1, whole genome shotgun sequence encodes the following:
- the LOC141429670 gene encoding probable methylmalonate-semialdehyde/malonate-semialdehyde dehydrogenase [acylating], mitochondrial: MASAMLKLLKSESQILLRRNYSSSAPTTKLYIDGQFVDSKTSNWIDLTNPATNEVIGRVPETTKEELDTALAAAKKAYKSWSQSTIMTRQQLMFKFARLLRENHSKLAAKITEEQGKTIADAEGDVLRGIQLVEHCCSITSLQLGDCIQNIAKDMDTHSYKVPLGVVGGVAAFNFPVMIPLWMFPPAIVTGNTCLIKPSEQDPGATVMMMELLQEAGAPPGVVNVVHGTHDTVNFFCDHPDIKAVSFVGGDAAGQHIYTRASAAGKRVQSNMGAKNHGVIMPDANKEHTLNQLAGAAFGAAGQRCMALSTAVFVGEAKDWIPDLVQRASALKVNAGHVPGTDVGPVISPRAKDRILRLVESGVKEGAKLVLDGRNVKVQGFEKGNFVGPTILTDVQPNMECYKEEIFGPVLVCLFVDTLDEAIQMINNNPYGNGTAIFTTNGATARKFSSEIDVGQVGVNVPIPVPLSMFSFTGTRGSFLGTNHFCGKQGLDFYTELKTVVSYWRQSDVSHTKAAVSMPTQQ